The proteins below are encoded in one region of Planifilum fimeticola:
- a CDS encoding aldose 1-epimerase encodes MARCEETVFLGEPAYRAGNDRLEMILVPGWGSNVISLFSREWNRQLLRVPRSVEEYRASPVLYGIPVLFPPNRIGDGRFTFQGRTYRLEINEKERRNHLHGWVYQRGWELVKAEAFGTSAVLETRFDTEKHPEIYEQFPHPFTLSVRYRIEGSTLHKTATIANRGTEAFPWGFGYHTTFRYPVEPGGSLEKCSFSLAADKQWVLNERFLPTGELKETAITLRLRKGDNLMGRSLDDAFLSSGASEGRNEAVIRDENAGLIIVYECDEHFRHWVIYNGGGDRGFLCPEPYTWVTNAPNLDLPPSLTGLNILRPGESVSLCGRITVCRIGDL; translated from the coding sequence TTGGCCCGTTGCGAAGAAACCGTGTTTCTGGGAGAACCGGCATACCGCGCCGGAAATGATCGATTGGAGATGATTTTGGTCCCGGGGTGGGGCAGCAACGTGATTTCCCTTTTCAGTCGGGAGTGGAACCGGCAACTGCTGCGGGTGCCCCGCTCCGTCGAGGAGTACCGCGCAAGCCCCGTCTTGTACGGCATACCGGTCCTTTTTCCGCCCAACCGGATCGGAGACGGCCGGTTCACCTTCCAGGGGCGGACCTACCGGCTGGAGATCAACGAAAAGGAGCGTCGCAACCATCTCCACGGATGGGTGTACCAGCGGGGATGGGAGCTGGTCAAAGCGGAGGCATTCGGTACATCCGCGGTGTTGGAGACGAGATTCGACACGGAAAAACATCCGGAGATCTACGAGCAGTTTCCGCATCCGTTCACCCTGTCCGTCCGGTACCGCATCGAAGGTTCCACCCTCCATAAGACGGCCACCATCGCAAACCGGGGGACGGAGGCATTTCCCTGGGGCTTTGGTTACCATACGACCTTTCGCTATCCCGTAGAACCCGGCGGATCCCTGGAGAAATGCTCCTTTTCCCTGGCGGCGGATAAGCAGTGGGTCCTGAACGAGCGTTTTCTCCCCACAGGAGAACTGAAAGAAACCGCAATCACTCTCCGGCTGAGGAAAGGGGACAACCTGATGGGCCGCAGCCTGGATGATGCGTTCCTCTCCTCCGGAGCATCGGAAGGGCGAAATGAAGCGGTCATCCGGGACGAAAATGCGGGGCTCATCATCGTTTACGAATGCGATGAGCATTTTCGACACTGGGTGATTTATAACGGAGGCGGAGATCGGGGATTTTTGTGCCCGGAACCTTACACCTGGGTGACCAATGCACCCAACCTGGATCTGCCCCCGTCCCTGACGGGACTCAACATCCTGCGGCCGGGAGAATCCGTGTCCCTGTGCGGCAGGATTACCGTTTGCCGGATCGGGGATTTGTGA